A region of Marasmius oreades isolate 03SP1 chromosome 9, whole genome shotgun sequence DNA encodes the following proteins:
- a CDS encoding uncharacterized protein (CAZy:AA9) translates to MVSSLLSLVAVALVPSFVSAHGQLRKVTIGGTSYDAPDLYFDGSPRNGNTPVRKGYKADSPSYLLPGDFSNDNKMACQEAGAAPAVASANPGDTVVWSWEGATPELTNAGFPGDGQYSWVHAMGPIMTYIGSCNGDCKSVDASQIGWQKIDFKGLAPGGITDQLKNAMQNKPEPYQSQGSWALAELIESNSQYQSHIPQGLKSGQYMLRSELSAVHNPKNDNPTTGPQNYVACLQIEIKNGGNVELPYGTKAGSLYPTNGDLANYNVFNSPASFPEVGPAQWDGASGSSTSNQGNTQQNQGNDNSNNGQGNQGQSSGDNTNTGNTNQGGDNSNQGGDSSNQGGDNSNQGGDNSNQGGYNTGDSNNGQQNQDGGNSDSSTDATNANQGQNQDSGNSSSTPPSSGKTCRRRTKRSSVPKVARSLHMARAKRHH, encoded by the exons ATGGTCTCCTCTCTCCTCTCCCTCGTCGCCGTCGCCCTCGTACCCTCTTTCGTCTCGGCCCACGGTCAACTCCGCAAGGTCACAATCGGAGGCACCTCTTACGATGCCCCCGACCTCTACTTCGATGGGTCGCCTCGTAACGGGAACACCCCCGTCCGAAAAGGTTACAAAGCCGATTCCCCGTCGTACCTCCTACCAGGAGACTTTTCAAACGACAATAAAATGGCTTGTCAAGAAGCAGGCGCCGCTCCTGCTGTTGCTTCTGCCAACCCTGGTGATACAGTCGTGTGGTCCTGGGAAGGGGCTACCCCCGAATTGACCAACGCAGGTTTCCCCGGCGACGGCCAGTATAGTTGGGTACATGCTATGGGCCCCATTATGACGTATATTGGAAGCTGCAACGGGGACTGCAAGTCGGTTGATGCCAGCCAGATTGGATGGCAGAAGATTGATTTCAAGGGTTTGGCACCCGGGGGCATCACCGACCAGCTTAAGAATGCGATGCAGAACAAGCCTGAACCTTACCAGAGTCAGGGATCTTGGGCTTTGGCTGAGCTGA TCGAGAGCAACTCTCAGTACCAGTCTCATATTCCTCAGGGTCTGAAGTCTGGACAATACATGCTGCGCTCAGAG CTCTCTGCCGTCCACAACCCCAAGAACGACAACCCCACTACTGGTCCTCAGAACTACGTCGCATGCCTTCAGATCGAAATCAAGAATGGTGGAAACGTCGAGTTACCGTATGGTACCAAGGCTGGATC GCTCTACCCAACCAACGGCGATCTTGCCAACTACAATGTCTTCAACAGCCCCGCTTCGTTCCCCGAGGTTGGCCCTGCCCAGTGGGATGGTGCCTCTGGTTCTAGCACCAGCAACCAGGGCAATACCCAGCAGAACCAAGGTAATGACAATTCCAACAACGGTCAGGGTAACCAGGGCCAGAGCAGCGGTGACAACACCAACACCGGCAACACCAACCAGGGCGGCGACAACTCTAACCAGGGTGGCGACAGCTCTAACCAGGGTGGCGACAACTCCAACCAGGGTGGCGACAACTCCAACCAAGGCGGTTACAACACCGGTGACTCCAACAACGGTCAACAGAACCAGGATGGTGGCAACTCGGACAGCAGCACTGACGCTACCAATGCTAACCAAGGCCAGAACCAGGACAGTGGCAACTCTTCCAGTACCCCTCCCAGCAGTGGAAAGACCTGCCGTCGTCGTACCAAACGTTCCTCTGTTCCCAAGGTTGCTAGGAGTTTGCATATGGCTCGTGCAAAGAGGCATCATTAA
- a CDS encoding uncharacterized protein (CAZy:GH105), translating to MHQYRRFILLLLLKSVFSFVSATTSGKFSTWMTTSIIIRSQGIASTGLGGSSELLQAGFVQKTFRRLLESGGNINDSRSQLIAEYITKSVDSIVPRVSNATEDALTYPLDRLSNGNNLIALYNETGNSSYLEAVQALRKSVDLQRRNREDGLWYYYVYPEWSYLDGMYSFAPFHLAYALNQSESDAENMVEDVLHQFSLLWDHCYNEETGLLVHGYDESLTAVWVNQNDPKKTGASPHVWGRSLGWMMMTIVDSLEFISSSLSFNSSLSSPEFPTASLEKLHGFLLHRFQSLSAAILAVADNTTGGWFQVVEEPYREGNYIESSASAMFVYSLLKGVRLGFLADSDGPEGRVYIAAAQKAYRYILATFVVRNETDGTLGYNGTVSVCSLNSTASFEYYVNQPISYNSVLGSAAFILASLEYETLN from the exons ATGCACCAATACCGACGAttcatcctccttcttctgctaaAGTCCGTCTTCTCCTTCGTTTCTGCCACTACTAGCGGCAAATTCTCGACATGGATGACCACGAGCATTATCATTCGTTCTCAAGGTATTGCTAGTACAGGCCTAGGCGGGTCATCTGAACTTCTCCAAGCAGGGTTCGTTCAGAAGACCTTCCGTCGTCTCCTGGAATCCGGAGGTAACATCAACGACTCGCGTTCTCAGCTTATAGCGGAATACATCACGAAGAGTGTAGATTCCATCGTGCCCAGGGTATCGAACGCTACAGAAGACGCCTTGACATACCCATTGGATAGATTGTCgaatgggaataacctcatCGCTCTCTACAACGAAACCGGGAACTCCAGCTATCTGGAAGCCGTACAAGCCTTGCGCAAATCGGTAGATTTACAGAGGCGAAACCGTGAGGATGGGTTGTGGTATTACTACGTTTATCCGGAATGGTCATACCTTGACGGAATGTACTCGTTCGCACCATTCCACCTCGCCTATGCCCTCAATCAATCCGAAAGTGACGCAGAAAACATGGTGGAAGATGTTCTCCACCAATTCAGCCTGTTGTGGGACCACTGCTACAATGAGGAGACTGGCCTTCTTGTCCATGGGTATGACGAGTCGCTTACAGCGGTTTGGGTCAATCAGAACGACCCGAAGAAGACAGGAGCGAGTCCGCATGTTTGGGGAAGAAGTCTCgggtggatgatgatgaccatTGTGGATTCCCTCGAGTTCATATCATCCTCGTTGTCGTTCAACTCGTCTCTTTCCTCCCCTGAATTCCCAACCGCCTCTCTAGAGAAACTCCATGGATTTCTCCTCCACAGATTCCAATCACTATCTGCGGCCATCCTTGCTGTGGCTGACAACACAACGGGCGGCTGGTTTCAGGTGGTTGAGGAGCCTTATAGAGAAGGGAATTATATCGAGAGTAGCGCAAGCGCCATGTTTGTTTATTCGCTTTTGAAAGGAGTCAGGCTCGGCTTCCTCGCAGATTCCGACGGTCCGGAGGGGCGGGTATACATCGCAGCGGCGCAGAAGGCGTACCGCTATATCCTTGCCACCTTCGTCGTACGAAACGAGACGGATGGAACGCTGGGTTACAACGGGACGGTATCGGTATGCAGCCTGAATTCGACTGCTTCGTTTGAG TACTATGTCAATCAACCGATTTCCTACAATAGCGTGTTGGGATCAGCAGCGTTCATATTGGCTTCGCTTGAGTATGAGACGCTGAACTGA